The genome window TGCTGCTGCTTCAGGAGAAGCGCTTGCAGGCGTTCCAGCCGTTCTGCCTTGATCTCTTCCGGCACCTGGTCCTTCAGTTCCGCGCCGGGCGTGCCCGGCCGTGTCGAGTATTTGAACGAGAAGGCCTGTGCGTAACGGACCTCCTCCACAAGCCTGAGTGTATCCTCAAAATCCCTGTCTGTCTCCCCCGGAAAGCCGGTGATGAAATCGCCGGACAGCGCGATGTCGGGCCGCACCGAGCGGATGCGCTCGATCAGCGTCAGATATTCGGCCGCCGTGTGGCGCCGGTTCATCGCTTTCAGGATGCGATCCGAGCCCGATTGCACCGGCAGGTGCAGGTAGGGCATCAGCGCCCGGAGGTCGCGATGGGCGTTGATCAGCCGGTCGTCCATGTCGCGCGGATGGCTTGTGGTATAGCGCAGCCGCGCCAGGCCCGGGATCTCGGCAAGGCGATAGAGCAGGTCGCCGAGGCTCCATGCCTCGCCCTGCGGCCCGGCGCCGTGCCAGGCATTGACGTTCTGCCCGAGCAGGGTGATCTCGCGCACGCCCGCCTCGACGAGCCTTTCGGCTTCCTCGACGATCTGGGAAACCGGCCGCGACACTTCCGAGCCGCGCGTATAGGGCACGACGCAGAAAGTGCAGAACTTGTCGCAGCCCTCCTGCACGGTCAGGAAGGCGGTGACGCCGCGGGCGCGGATCTTCCGGCTCTCGGCGATCGGCAGGTGCTCGAACTTGTCTTCGATCGCATATTCCGTATCGACGACGCGGACGCCCTGTTTGGCCCGGCGCAGCGCCTCCGGCAGGCGGTGATAGGTCTGCGGGCCGATGACGACGTCGACGGCGGGGGCGCGGCGCAGGATCTCCTCGCCTTCGGCCTGGGCGACGCAGCCGGCAACGCCGATCATCATCTCCCGGCCGTCCGCCGCCTTCCGCTTTTTCATCTCGCGCAGCCGTCCGAGCGCCGAATAGACCTTCTCGGCCGCCTTCTCGCGGATATGGCAGGTGTTGAGCAGAACGAGGTCGGCCTCTTCCATGTCTTCCGTCGGCTCATAGCCGTCGCGGGCGAGCGCATCGCTCATGCGCGTTGAATCATAGACGTTCATCTGGCAGCCATAGGTCTTGATGAAGACCTTGCGGCTGTTGCTGCCGTCGCGGAGGCCCTCGTTGAGGATTGCTTCCGGGGCCTGGAGAAGGGCGCTGTCCTGTGTCATGGCGCGCTATTTAGTGGTTTTTGCCGCCCGAGAAAATCGAAATCTTGTTTTAGAGCCTTTCCTGGTCAGATTGCAGCATCCTGCTGGCTCAAACGGAGTCGGATGGTCGACCGGCCGGCGCGTCGTAGTAAGCTCGACGGCCAAGCCAGCCGGTCGAGCAGGCGACCCGTTTCAGCCAACCCGAAGGGCCGGGCATCTTTGCGCCAGGATCAGAGGCGATCGGCTCGGACGTACCTTGGGGTATGCCCTTCGCCAATCGCCTCTGCCCTGACGAAAACCTGCTCCGGCAGAATGCCGCAATCTGACCAGGAAAGGCTCTAGAAGATTTCCCGCCCGCGCAGGCGGCTGTTCAGCAGCTTGCGGATACGCGAGGCGATCGTCGCGCTCACCTCCTTGCGGTTGGTGTCAGTGCGGTAATCCACCGCCTCGCCGAAGGACACCTCGGCGTCGATCGCGCCGCAGCGTACGATGTCGAGCAGGTGCGGCAGCAGCTCGATATCGCCCGGCCAGGCGGCGAGCGGCCGGTGATAGCGCCCCATGGCGATGCCGTGCACCTTGGTATAGGCAATCGCCACCGGCTGCACCACGACGGTTCCGGTCGGCGAATAAGGCACCGCCATGGCGGCGGCGCCGAACAGCGACGACTTGACCTCCAGCAGCCGGTTGCCGTCCGAGGTCGTGCCTTCCGGGAAAAGCACGACGATCTCGCCGTCGGCCATGCGCCCGGCGATCTCGTTTGCCTGGTGACCGGTCTTGCGCTTCTCCTCGCGCACGACGAAGACGCTCTTCTGCAGCTTGGCGAGCGTGCCGAAAATCGGCCAGTCGCTGACCTCGATCTTGGCGATGAAGGCGACGTCGGCAACCGACGACATCACCATGATATCGAGCCAGGACGAATGGTTGGAACAGAGCATCAGCGGCCGGCGCTCTTCCAGCCTGCCGGTGACGCGAACGCGGATGCCGAGACAATAGCAGACGATACGGTGCCAGACGCGTGGCAGCCTGCGGCGCAGCCGCCAGTCGAAATGGAGCGCCAGCACCTGCAGCGGCATGAGCACGATGCTGACGGCAAGGATGACGATCGCAGCCAACGTGATGCGCAGCCAGGCGATCAAATGCTGGTCTCCCGGGCTGCCATTGCTTCAGAGATCTTCCTTCTTCAGCGGAACGCCGTAGAGCTCCAGCCGGTGGTCGACCAGCCGGAAGCCGTGCTCGCGGGCGATGCGCTCCTGCAGTGCCTCGATCTCCGGCGAGCGGAATTCGATGACGGTGCCGGTCTTCAGGTCGATCAGGTGGTCGTGATGCTCTTCCGGCACCGTTTCGTAGCGCGAGCGTCCGTCGCGGAAGTCGTGGCGGGCGATGATGCCGGCATCCTCGAACAGTTTCACGGTGCGGTAGACGGTCGAAATCGAAATCTTCGCATCGACCTTCACCGAGCGGCGGTAGAGTTCTTCGACGTCGGGATGGTCTTCCGAGTCTTCCAGGATGCGCGCGATCACGCGGCGCTGCTCGGTCATGCGCATGCCGCGTTCGGTGCAAAGCTCCTCAAGGGTCTTGGCTACATCAGACATGGCCCGCCTTTAAAGATATTCGTGTTTCGACAACGCCGCACGGCATTTGCGCCGGCCTGCATGTCATCTCGCTGACGGAACTACCGAAGAACGCGCTTCATGACAAGCGCCGTGGAGAGGGCGCCGTTCTCCTGCTTGTAGTAACCCTGACGCTCGCCGACCTTTTCGAAGCCGAGCTTGCGGTAGAGGCCAAGGGCTGCCGTATTGCCGTTGTCGACTTCGAGAAACATGCTCTCGCCGCCGCGTGTACGAGCTTCCCGCATCGCCGCCTGCATCAACCGCCAGCCAAGCCCGGCACGGGCGACCTTCGCCTGCACGGCGATCGTCAAGATCTCCGCCTCGCCGGCGACATGGCGGGCAAGGATGAACCCTGGAAGCGGCTTTTTCAGGATGGCATTGGTCTGCCG of Rhizobium sp. BT04 contains these proteins:
- the miaB gene encoding tRNA (N6-isopentenyl adenosine(37)-C2)-methylthiotransferase MiaB codes for the protein MTQDSALLQAPEAILNEGLRDGSNSRKVFIKTYGCQMNVYDSTRMSDALARDGYEPTEDMEEADLVLLNTCHIREKAAEKVYSALGRLREMKKRKAADGREMMIGVAGCVAQAEGEEILRRAPAVDVVIGPQTYHRLPEALRRAKQGVRVVDTEYAIEDKFEHLPIAESRKIRARGVTAFLTVQEGCDKFCTFCVVPYTRGSEVSRPVSQIVEEAERLVEAGVREITLLGQNVNAWHGAGPQGEAWSLGDLLYRLAEIPGLARLRYTTSHPRDMDDRLINAHRDLRALMPYLHLPVQSGSDRILKAMNRRHTAAEYLTLIERIRSVRPDIALSGDFITGFPGETDRDFEDTLRLVEEVRYAQAFSFKYSTRPGTPGAELKDQVPEEIKAERLERLQALLLKQQQEFAESCIGKEIDLLLEKPGRMPEQLIGRSPWLQSVNVDAKASQIGDIIKVRITGTGTNSLFAERAEAAV
- a CDS encoding 1-acyl-sn-glycerol-3-phosphate acyltransferase — its product is MIAWLRITLAAIVILAVSIVLMPLQVLALHFDWRLRRRLPRVWHRIVCYCLGIRVRVTGRLEERRPLMLCSNHSSWLDIMVMSSVADVAFIAKIEVSDWPIFGTLAKLQKSVFVVREEKRKTGHQANEIAGRMADGEIVVLFPEGTTSDGNRLLEVKSSLFGAAAMAVPYSPTGTVVVQPVAIAYTKVHGIAMGRYHRPLAAWPGDIELLPHLLDIVRCGAIDAEVSFGEAVDYRTDTNRKEVSATIASRIRKLLNSRLRGREIF
- a CDS encoding Fur family transcriptional regulator produces the protein MSDVAKTLEELCTERGMRMTEQRRVIARILEDSEDHPDVEELYRRSVKVDAKISISTVYRTVKLFEDAGIIARHDFRDGRSRYETVPEEHHDHLIDLKTGTVIEFRSPEIEALQERIAREHGFRLVDHRLELYGVPLKKEDL
- a CDS encoding GNAT family N-acetyltransferase, translated to MTMLEAYLTLKPEFEIIAMEREDCRDVAALHGERFARPWGDGEFHGLLMQETVFGFVARQTNAILKKPLPGFILARHVAGEAEILTIAVQAKVARAGLGWRLMQAAMREARTRGGESMFLEVDNGNTAALGLYRKLGFEKVGERQGYYKQENGALSTALVMKRVLR